In Citrus sinensis cultivar Valencia sweet orange chromosome 2, DVS_A1.0, whole genome shotgun sequence, a single genomic region encodes these proteins:
- the LOC102627902 gene encoding omega-hydroxypalmitate O-feruloyl transferase-like: MFPMEESQENGCTPISVRMTEPVFIQPETETCKEPYFLSSLDHAVIDMMKTVYIYKLDGKKSGVEARDLIKQALAKVLVHYYPLAGRLRRSSSGNLFVECNNSIKGVPFVEAVADSEIEKLGDITVPDTVMLENLVYDVPGVENILEMPLMTAQVTRFKCGGLVFGMAINHCMVDGISAMQFVNSWAETARGITLTMPPVLDRSILMPKKPSVDKNDSETLTEVEISDVSKIETLYQEQKMICKSFKFDQNRLAGLKKKAMENGELTYCSSFTVLAAFLWRARSQALKMKPQQQTKLVFTVDIRSKLKTNPLPKGFFGNGVLVTQCLCTAEELVQKPFSFAVKMVQNAIQMVNEDYIKGFIESFDVNARPPSWTATLVITSWTRIAFNAADFGWGEPTQFGSTRIPKEVGLFIPEGKDKNGIVLVLGLPVSAMNTFQELITSI; this comes from the exons ATGTTTCCAATGGAAGAGTCCCAGGAAAATGGTTGTACTCCTATTTCGGTACGAATGACTGAACCAGTTTTTATTCAACCTGAAACGGAAACTTGTAAGGAGCCTTATTTCTTGTCAAGCTTGGATCACGCCGTCATCGACATGATGAAAACAGTTTACATTTACAAGCTAGATGGCAAGAAAAGCGGCGTAGAAGCTCGCGATTTGATAAAACAAGCCCTGGCTAAAGTTTTAGTTCATTATTATCCCCTTGCGGGGAGATTAAGAAGAAGCTCTAGTGGAAATCTTTTTGTTGAGTGCAATAATAGCATCAAGGGGGTGCCGTTTGTTGAGGCAGTTGCAGATTCTGAGATCGAAAAGCTTGGTGACATCACCGTTCCTGACACTGTAATGTTAGAGAATCTCGTTTATGATGTTCCAGGAGTTGAAAATATACTAGAAATGCCTCTTATGACTGCACAG GTAACGAGATTCAAATGCGGAGGTTTAGTCTTTGGTATGGCAATAAATCACTGCATGGTTGATGGGATATCAGCAATGCAGTTCGTGAATTCATGGGCTGAAACAGCCAGGGGCATAACCCTAACCATGCCCCCAGTTCTTGATAGATCTATTTTGATGCCTAAAAAGCCCTCGGTTGACAAAAATGACTCAGAAACATTAACCGAAGTTGAGATAAGTGACGTATCAAAAATAGAAACTTTGTACcaagaacaaaaaatgatttgcAAATCGTTCAAATTTGATCAAAACAGGTTGGCAGGcttaaagaagaaagcaatggagAATGGAGAGCTAACTTATTGCTCAAGCTTCACAGTGCTGGCAGCTTTTTTATGGCGAGCCCGAAGCCAGGCTTTAAAAATGAAACCCCAGCAACAAACCAAGCTTGTTTTTACAGTAGACATAAGATCAAAACTTAAAACTAATCCTCTGCCAAAAGGGTTTTTCGGCAACGGGGTTTTAGTAACTCAATGTCTTTGTACTGCGGAAGAGTTGGTACAGAAGCCATTTTCATTTGCGGTGAAAATGGTGCAAAATGCGATTCAAATGGTCAATGAGGATTATATTAAAGGGTTTATAGAGAGCTTTGATGTGAACGCAAGGCCACCTTCTTGGACTGCAACACTGGTGATCACGTCGTGGACGAGAATTGCTTTCAATGCTGCGGATTTTGGATGGGGAGAGCCGACGCAGTTCGGGAGTACTCGGATTCCTAAAGAAGTGGGTTTGTTTATTCCGGAAGGGAAAGACAAGAACGGTATCGTTTTGGTTTTGGGGTTGCCTGTCAGTGCCATGAACACATTCCAAGAGCTCATAACTTCAATTTGA